The following proteins are co-located in the Streptomyces bottropensis ATCC 25435 genome:
- a CDS encoding SCO1431 family membrane protein → MTATSATANRVQTGTGGPRDDGPKIVEHLMGWTLVVVVAMLVTQLGLL, encoded by the coding sequence ATGACCGCGACCTCCGCCACCGCCAACCGTGTCCAGACCGGCACGGGCGGCCCCCGGGACGACGGCCCCAAGATCGTCGAACACCTCATGGGCTGGACCCTGGTCGTGGTGGTCGCGATGCTGGTGACGCAGCTGGGTCTGCTGTGA
- a CDS encoding TetR/AcrR family transcriptional regulator produces the protein MNSSQQLGVEPPRARGTDRSVARRAELLSIGRKLFADTSYDTLSMDDIARQAHVAKGLIYYYFKSKRGYYLAIVEDSVADLITFAASGLELPPVDRVHRTIEGYLRYAEENQAAYRTIVSGGVGFDAQVHAIRDGVREAMVATIAEGAYGRSDIEPVARMGLFGWVCAVEGATLDWIARPELPRDTMRDLLVRMLGGSLRAIEELAPAYRTPEPARRDA, from the coding sequence TTGAATAGTAGTCAACAGCTTGGTGTCGAACCGCCGCGGGCCCGCGGCACCGACCGTTCGGTGGCCCGCCGCGCCGAACTCCTCTCCATCGGGCGCAAGTTGTTCGCCGACACCTCGTACGACACGTTGTCGATGGACGACATCGCGCGGCAGGCGCATGTGGCCAAGGGGCTGATCTACTACTACTTCAAGTCCAAGCGCGGCTACTACCTCGCGATTGTCGAGGACTCCGTCGCCGATCTGATCACGTTCGCGGCGAGCGGCCTCGAACTGCCGCCCGTGGACCGGGTGCACCGGACCATCGAGGGCTATCTGCGCTACGCGGAGGAGAACCAGGCCGCCTACCGCACGATCGTCAGCGGCGGCGTCGGCTTCGACGCCCAGGTGCACGCCATCAGGGACGGTGTCCGCGAGGCGATGGTCGCCACCATCGCCGAGGGCGCGTACGGCAGGAGCGACATCGAACCGGTGGCCCGCATGGGCCTGTTCGGCTGGGTCTGCGCGGTCGAGGGCGCCACCCTCGACTGGATCGCCCGCCCCGAGCTGCCCCGCGACACCATGCGCGATCTGCTGGTCAGGATGCTGGGCGGATCGCTGCGCGCCATCGAGGAACTCGCCCCCGCCTACCGCACACCCGAGCCCGCCCGCCGCGACGCCTGA
- a CDS encoding glycoside hydrolase family 18 protein: MLRPHTSRLPVRTLVAATCCATLGAGLLVGAGTATATPAKPAAGTQAPGASGSKVVGYFIDWGIYGRQYYVKNIETSGSAKKLTHINYAFGNVVDGKCAIGDPWADTDKPFTAEESVDGVADGADQSLSGNFNQLRKLKKLHPNLKIVWSFGGWTWSGGFGEAAKDPAAFANSCYDLVENSRWKDVFDGIDIDWEYPNACGLTCDTSGSEAFEDVMAALRKRFGKKELVTAAITADAKSGGKIDAADYAGAAKYVDWYNPMTYDYFGSWDATTAPHSPLYPYPGIADKAFNTAATIKKLKGLGIPPSKLLLGIGFYGRGWTGVTRSAPGGTATGPAAGTYEAGYEDYKVLKATCPANGTVGGTAYAKCGDDWWSYDTPRTIKGKMAYKNAQGLGGTFFWELSGDTADGELIKAIK, encoded by the coding sequence ATGCTCAGACCGCACACCTCCCGCCTCCCCGTCAGGACACTTGTCGCCGCCACGTGTTGCGCCACGCTCGGCGCCGGGCTCCTCGTCGGAGCGGGCACCGCGACCGCCACGCCCGCGAAGCCGGCCGCCGGAACCCAAGCGCCCGGCGCGTCCGGTTCGAAGGTCGTCGGCTACTTCATCGACTGGGGCATCTACGGCCGCCAGTACTACGTCAAGAACATCGAGACGTCCGGCTCGGCGAAGAAGCTCACCCACATCAACTACGCCTTCGGCAACGTCGTCGACGGCAAGTGCGCGATCGGTGACCCCTGGGCGGACACCGACAAGCCGTTCACCGCCGAGGAGTCCGTGGACGGCGTCGCCGACGGCGCGGACCAGTCGCTGAGCGGCAACTTCAACCAGCTGCGCAAGCTGAAGAAGCTGCACCCGAACCTCAAAATCGTCTGGTCCTTCGGCGGCTGGACCTGGTCCGGCGGCTTCGGCGAGGCGGCGAAGGACCCGGCCGCCTTCGCGAACTCCTGCTACGACCTCGTCGAGAACTCCCGGTGGAAGGACGTCTTCGACGGCATCGACATCGACTGGGAGTACCCCAACGCCTGCGGTCTCACCTGCGACACCAGCGGCTCGGAGGCCTTCGAGGACGTGATGGCGGCGCTGCGCAAACGATTCGGCAAGAAGGAGCTGGTCACCGCGGCGATCACGGCCGACGCCAAGAGCGGCGGAAAGATCGACGCGGCGGACTACGCGGGCGCCGCGAAGTACGTCGACTGGTACAACCCGATGACGTACGACTACTTCGGTTCCTGGGACGCGACCACCGCCCCGCACTCCCCGCTGTACCCGTACCCCGGCATCGCCGACAAGGCGTTCAACACCGCCGCGACCATCAAGAAGCTCAAGGGGCTCGGCATCCCGCCGTCCAAGCTGCTGCTCGGCATCGGCTTCTACGGGCGGGGCTGGACCGGGGTCACGCGGTCGGCACCCGGCGGCACCGCCACCGGCCCGGCGGCGGGCACGTACGAGGCCGGTTACGAGGACTACAAGGTACTGAAGGCGACCTGCCCGGCCAACGGGACCGTCGGGGGGACCGCGTACGCCAAGTGCGGTGACGACTGGTGGAGTTACGACACCCCCCGCACCATCAAGGGCAAGATGGCCTACAAGAACGCACAGGGGCTGGGCGGCACCTTCTTCTGGGAGCTGAGCGGCGACACCGCCGACGGTGAGCTGATCAAGGCGATCAAGTAG
- a CDS encoding acyl-CoA dehydrogenase family protein codes for MPDRAPQPVDRQLPTEEARDLISLVREIAQREIAPHAAEEEDAGRFPRELFGLLSESGLLGLPYDSEHGGGDQPYEVYLQVLEELAMARLTVGLGVSVHTLACHALANYGTKEQQGEHLPAMLGGGLLGAYCLSEPSSGSDAASLRTKAVREGDEWVITGTKAWITHGGIADFYTVMARTGSEGSRGISAFLVPGDAEGLSAAAPEKKMGMKGSPTAQLNFDGVRVGDARRLGEEGQGFAIALSALDSGRLGIAACAIGVAQAALDEAVAYATGRQQFGRPISDFQGLRFMLADMATQIEAGRALYLSAARLRDAGRPFSKQAAMAKLLCTDAAMKVTTDAVQILGGYGYTADFPAERYMREAKVLQIVEGTNQIQRMVIARHLAGPESR; via the coding sequence ATGCCCGACCGCGCCCCGCAGCCGGTGGACCGTCAGCTGCCCACGGAAGAGGCCCGGGATCTGATCTCGCTCGTCCGCGAGATCGCACAGCGGGAGATCGCCCCGCACGCGGCCGAGGAGGAGGACGCCGGCCGGTTCCCGCGCGAACTCTTCGGCCTGCTCTCGGAGTCGGGGCTGCTCGGCCTGCCGTACGACTCGGAGCACGGCGGCGGCGACCAGCCGTACGAGGTCTATCTCCAGGTCCTGGAAGAACTCGCCATGGCCCGCCTCACCGTGGGGCTCGGCGTGAGCGTCCACACGCTCGCCTGCCACGCCCTCGCCAACTACGGCACCAAGGAGCAGCAGGGCGAGCATCTGCCGGCGATGCTCGGCGGCGGCCTGCTCGGCGCGTACTGCCTCTCCGAGCCCTCGTCCGGCTCGGACGCCGCCTCCCTGCGGACGAAGGCCGTGCGGGAGGGCGACGAGTGGGTGATCACCGGCACCAAGGCCTGGATCACCCACGGCGGCATCGCCGACTTCTACACGGTCATGGCCCGCACGGGCAGCGAGGGCTCCCGGGGCATCAGCGCCTTCCTGGTCCCCGGCGACGCCGAGGGGCTGAGCGCCGCCGCGCCCGAGAAGAAGATGGGCATGAAGGGCTCGCCCACCGCGCAGCTCAACTTCGACGGGGTGCGCGTCGGTGACGCCCGGCGCCTCGGCGAGGAGGGTCAGGGTTTCGCGATCGCCCTGTCCGCGCTCGACTCCGGGCGGCTCGGCATCGCGGCCTGCGCGATCGGCGTGGCCCAGGCGGCCCTGGACGAGGCGGTCGCCTACGCCACCGGGCGGCAGCAGTTCGGGCGGCCGATCTCCGACTTCCAGGGGCTGCGCTTCATGCTCGCGGACATGGCGACGCAGATAGAGGCGGGCCGTGCGCTCTACCTCTCCGCGGCCCGGCTGCGCGACGCGGGCCGGCCGTTCTCCAAGCAGGCGGCCATGGCGAAGCTGCTGTGCACCGATGCCGCGATGAAGGTCACCACGGACGCCGTGCAGATCCTCGGCGGGTACGGCTACACGGCGGACTTCCCCGCCGAGCGGTACATGCGCGAGGCGAAGGTGCTCCAGATCGTGGAGGGCACCAACCAGATCCAGCGCATGGTCATCGCTCGCCACCTCGCGGGGCCCGAGTCACGCTGA
- a CDS encoding Lrp/AsnC family transcriptional regulator, with product MEELDRQIVQLLVADGRMSYTDLGKATGLSTSAVHQRVRRLEQRGVIRGYAAVVDPEAVGLPLTAFISVKPFDPSAPDDIAERLAGVPEIEACHSVAGDENYILKVRVATPHELEELLARLRSLAGVSTRTTVVLSTPYEARPPRI from the coding sequence ATGGAGGAGCTGGACCGACAGATCGTGCAGCTGCTCGTCGCGGACGGGCGGATGAGCTACACCGACCTGGGCAAGGCCACGGGCCTGTCCACGTCGGCCGTGCATCAGCGCGTGCGCCGACTTGAGCAGCGTGGCGTCATCCGTGGCTATGCCGCGGTCGTCGACCCGGAGGCCGTCGGGCTGCCGCTGACCGCGTTCATCTCGGTCAAACCCTTCGACCCCAGCGCCCCCGACGACATCGCCGAACGCCTCGCGGGCGTCCCGGAGATCGAGGCCTGCCACAGCGTCGCCGGCGACGAGAACTACATCCTCAAGGTCCGCGTGGCCACCCCGCACGAGCTGGAGGAACTCCTCGCCCGGCTGCGGTCCCTGGCCGGAGTGTCCACCCGCACGACGGTGGTCCTGTCGACGCCGTACGAGGCCAGACCGCCGAGGATCTGA
- a CDS encoding amidohydrolase: protein MSDRTAPSKTVLLRGGEVHSPADPFATAMVVEHGQIAWVGSEGAADAFAADVDEVEDLQGALVTPAFTDAHVHTTATGLALTGLDLSGAPTLEAALVLVREFATARPADRVLLGHGWDAARWPGGRPPTRAELDEATGGRPLYLSRIDVHSAVVSSALLDLVPGAGSFEDGPLTRDAHHAVRATALGALTPAQRTEAQRAALAHAGSLGIGSVHECAGPEISSEDDFTGLLRLAAEEPGPRVVGYWAERDVDKARALGAVGAAGDLFVDGALGSHTACLHEQYADAAHTGTAYLDAAAVAAHVVACTETGLQAGFHAIGDAAVASVVEGVRAAAEKVGLARLRAARHRVEHVEMLTPESVAAFAELGLTASVQPAFDALWGGAEGMYAERLGPERARTLNPFAALLRAGVPLAFGSDSPVTPLDPWGTVRAAAFHRTPEHRVSVRAAFTAHTRGGWRAVGRDDAGVLVPGAPADYAVWRTGELVVQAPDDRVARWSTDPRSGTPGLPDLSPGTDLPVCLRTVVAGRTVFVRPGE from the coding sequence ATGAGTGATCGCACCGCCCCGTCGAAGACCGTGTTGCTCCGCGGCGGAGAAGTCCACAGCCCCGCCGACCCGTTCGCCACCGCGATGGTCGTGGAGCACGGCCAGATCGCCTGGGTCGGCTCCGAGGGCGCCGCCGACGCCTTCGCCGCCGACGTCGACGAGGTGGAGGACCTTCAAGGCGCCCTGGTCACCCCGGCGTTCACCGACGCCCACGTACACACCACGGCGACCGGTCTCGCCCTCACCGGCCTCGACCTCTCCGGCGCCCCCACCCTGGAGGCCGCCCTCGTTCTCGTACGGGAATTCGCGACGGCCCGCCCGGCCGACCGCGTCCTTCTCGGTCACGGCTGGGACGCCGCCCGCTGGCCCGGCGGCCGCCCGCCGACCCGGGCCGAACTCGACGAGGCCACCGGCGGCCGCCCGCTCTACCTGAGCCGGATCGACGTCCACTCGGCCGTCGTCAGCTCCGCCCTGCTCGACCTGGTCCCGGGCGCCGGCTCCTTCGAGGACGGGCCCCTGACCCGGGACGCCCACCACGCCGTACGGGCCACCGCCCTGGGCGCCCTCACCCCCGCCCAGCGCACCGAGGCCCAGCGGGCCGCCCTCGCCCACGCCGGCTCGCTCGGCATCGGCTCGGTCCACGAGTGCGCGGGCCCCGAGATCTCCTCCGAGGACGACTTCACGGGACTGCTCCGGCTCGCCGCCGAGGAGCCGGGCCCGCGCGTGGTCGGCTACTGGGCGGAACGCGATGTCGACAAGGCCCGCGCCCTCGGAGCCGTCGGCGCCGCGGGCGACCTCTTCGTCGACGGGGCCCTCGGCTCGCACACCGCCTGTCTGCACGAGCAGTACGCCGACGCCGCGCACACCGGGACGGCGTACCTGGACGCGGCGGCTGTCGCCGCCCATGTGGTCGCCTGCACCGAGACGGGCCTCCAGGCGGGCTTCCACGCCATCGGGGACGCCGCGGTGGCCTCCGTCGTCGAGGGAGTGCGCGCGGCCGCGGAGAAGGTCGGCCTGGCCCGGTTGAGGGCAGCCCGGCACCGCGTCGAGCACGTCGAGATGCTCACCCCCGAGAGCGTCGCCGCCTTCGCCGAACTCGGCCTCACCGCCTCCGTCCAGCCGGCCTTCGACGCGCTGTGGGGCGGCGCGGAGGGCATGTACGCCGAGCGGCTCGGCCCGGAGCGGGCCCGCACCCTCAACCCGTTCGCCGCCCTGCTGCGCGCCGGCGTCCCCCTGGCCTTCGGCTCCGACAGTCCGGTCACCCCGCTCGATCCATGGGGGACCGTCCGCGCGGCGGCGTTCCACCGCACGCCGGAGCACCGGGTGTCCGTGCGCGCCGCGTTCACGGCGCACACGCGGGGCGGCTGGCGGGCGGTCGGACGCGACGACGCGGGCGTTCTCGTCCCGGGCGCGCCCGCGGACTACGCGGTGTGGCGCACCGGCGAACTCGTCGTCCAGGCCCCCGACGACCGCGTCGCGCGCTGGTCGACCGACCCCCGTTCCGGCACCCCCGGCCTGCCCGACCTGAGCCCCGGCACCGACCTGCCCGTCTGCCTGCGGACCGTGGTGGCCGGGCGAACGGTCTTCGTACGGCCGGGCGAGTGA
- a CDS encoding polyprenol monophosphomannose synthase has protein sequence MNDGDGTIAAEGQERRFGPLGTALVIIPTYNEAENIKAIVGRVRKAVPKAHVLVADDNSPDGTGKLADELAAEDDRVQVLHRKGKEGLGAAYLAGFRWGMEHGYGVLIEMDADGSHQPEELPRLLTALKGADLVLGSRWVPGGRVVNWPKSREYISRGGSLYSRVLLDVPVRDVTGGYRAFRSETLEGLGLDEVASQGYCFQVDLARRAIKAGYHVVEVPITFVERELGDSKMSRDILVEALWRVTAWGVGERIGKVLGRDDKKA, from the coding sequence GTGAACGACGGCGACGGGACGATCGCGGCGGAAGGCCAGGAGAGGCGGTTCGGCCCGCTCGGCACGGCCTTGGTGATCATTCCGACCTACAACGAGGCGGAGAACATCAAGGCGATCGTCGGCCGGGTGCGGAAGGCCGTTCCCAAGGCGCACGTCCTGGTTGCCGACGACAACAGCCCCGACGGCACCGGCAAGCTCGCCGACGAACTGGCAGCCGAGGACGACCGCGTCCAGGTGCTGCACCGCAAGGGCAAGGAAGGGCTGGGCGCCGCCTATCTCGCGGGCTTCCGCTGGGGCATGGAGCACGGTTACGGCGTCCTCATCGAGATGGACGCCGACGGCTCGCACCAGCCCGAGGAACTGCCCCGGCTGCTGACCGCGCTCAAGGGCGCCGACCTCGTCCTCGGCTCCCGCTGGGTGCCGGGCGGGCGCGTGGTGAACTGGCCCAAGTCGCGCGAGTACATCTCCCGTGGCGGCAGCCTCTACTCCCGTGTCCTGCTCGACGTGCCGGTCCGGGACGTGACCGGCGGCTACCGGGCCTTCCGCAGCGAGACCCTCGAAGGGCTCGGCCTCGACGAGGTCGCCTCCCAGGGCTACTGCTTCCAGGTCGACCTCGCGCGCCGCGCGATCAAGGCGGGCTACCACGTCGTCGAGGTGCCCATCACCTTCGTCGAGCGCGAGCTGGGCGACTCCAAGATGAGCCGCGACATCCTCGTCGAGGCCCTGTGGCGGGTCACGGCGTGGGGCGTGGGGGAGCGGATCGGCAAGGTGCTGGGCCGGGACGACAAGAAGGCCTGA
- the fxsA gene encoding FxsA family membrane protein, giving the protein MTTGVPSSTYPARPRRSRLRTFVPLGVAAWLVLEIWLLTVVAGAAGGFTVFLLLVAGFVAGSAVVKRAGRRAFRALAETLQQQQGGAGAPGAGAGRSEGNGFLMLGGLLLMLPGLVSDVVGLVLLIPPVQKALGRYAERTFERKLREAAGAGDFADAFQQARMHQPDGKVVQGEVIRDDAPPPGPYPPLNR; this is encoded by the coding sequence ATGACGACTGGCGTTCCGTCCTCGACGTACCCCGCCCGGCCCCGGCGATCCCGGCTGCGCACGTTCGTGCCGCTGGGAGTCGCGGCCTGGCTGGTCCTGGAGATCTGGCTGCTCACCGTGGTCGCGGGCGCGGCCGGCGGGTTCACGGTCTTCCTGCTCCTCGTCGCCGGGTTCGTCGCGGGTTCCGCGGTGGTCAAGCGGGCCGGGCGGCGGGCGTTCCGGGCGCTGGCCGAGACGCTGCAACAGCAGCAGGGGGGCGCGGGTGCGCCCGGCGCCGGTGCGGGGCGCAGCGAGGGCAACGGGTTCCTGATGCTGGGGGGCCTGCTGCTGATGCTGCCCGGGCTGGTGTCCGACGTGGTGGGGCTGGTGCTGCTGATTCCGCCGGTGCAGAAGGCGCTGGGACGCTATGCCGAGCGGACGTTCGAGCGGAAGCTGCGGGAGGCCGCCGGTGCCGGGGACTTCGCCGACGCGTTCCAGCAGGCGCGGATGCACCAACCCGACGGGAAGGTCGTGCAGGGCGAGGTGATCCGGGACGACGCGCCACCGCCCGGGCCCTATCCCCCGCTGAACCGCTGA
- a CDS encoding RNA polymerase-binding protein RbpA, with translation MSERALRGTRLVVTSYETDRGIDLAPRQAVEYACEKGHRFEMPFSVEAEIPPEWECKVCGAQALLVDGDGPEEKKAKPARTHWDMLMERRTREELEEVLEERLAVLRSGAMNIAVHPRDSRKSA, from the coding sequence ATGAGTGAGCGAGCTCTTCGCGGCACGCGCCTCGTGGTGACCAGCTACGAGACGGACCGCGGCATCGACTTGGCTCCGCGCCAGGCCGTGGAGTACGCATGCGAGAAGGGGCACCGCTTCGAGATGCCCTTCTCGGTCGAGGCGGAGATTCCGCCGGAGTGGGAGTGCAAGGTCTGCGGGGCCCAAGCACTCCTCGTGGACGGCGACGGCCCTGAGGAAAAGAAGGCCAAGCCCGCGCGTACACATTGGGACATGCTGATGGAGCGGCGCACCCGTGAGGAACTCGAAGAGGTCCTCGAAGAGCGCCTTGCGGTTCTCCGCTCCGGCGCGATGAACATCGCGGTACATCCGCGAGACAGCCGCAAGTCCGCATAG
- a CDS encoding MFS transporter, whose amino-acid sequence MGTDTVRTDPADEAAGRRREQRGWYFYDWACSVYSTSVLTVFLGPYLTEVAKSAADADGYVHPLGISVRAGSFFAYSVSLSVIVAVVIMPLVGAAADRTGRKKPLLGAAAYVGAGATAGMFFLDGERYLLGGILLIIANAAQSVAMMLYNSYLPQIAPPEERDAVSSRGWAFGYAAGSLVLVGNLILFTAHDSFGVSEGMAVRICLASAGLWWGAFTLIPLSRLRDRRSPAGGSEGPTEATAPGLRQLAATVRDMRRHPLTLAFLLAYLVYNDGIQTVISQASVYGSEELDLEQSTLIVAVLLVQILAVGGALGMGRLSRRYGAKRTILGSLVAWTLILGAGYFLPAGAPVWFFVLASGIGLVLGGSQALSRSLFSHLVPPGKEAEYFSAYEMSDRGMSWLGPLLFGVTYQLTGSYRDAIISLVVFFVLGFALLARVPVRRAISDAGNPVPDRI is encoded by the coding sequence GTGGGCACCGACACCGTGCGGACGGACCCGGCCGACGAGGCCGCGGGCAGGCGGCGCGAACAGCGCGGCTGGTACTTCTACGACTGGGCCTGCTCCGTCTACTCGACCAGCGTCCTGACCGTGTTCCTCGGTCCCTATCTGACCGAGGTCGCCAAGTCCGCCGCCGACGCGGACGGTTACGTCCACCCGCTGGGCATATCGGTCCGCGCCGGCTCCTTCTTCGCGTACTCGGTGTCCCTGTCGGTGATCGTGGCCGTCGTGATCATGCCGCTGGTGGGCGCGGCCGCCGACCGTACCGGCCGCAAGAAGCCCCTCCTGGGCGCGGCCGCCTACGTCGGCGCCGGCGCCACCGCCGGCATGTTCTTCCTGGACGGCGAGCGCTACCTGCTCGGCGGGATCCTGCTGATCATCGCGAACGCGGCGCAGTCCGTGGCGATGATGCTCTACAACTCCTATCTCCCGCAGATCGCGCCCCCGGAGGAACGCGACGCCGTCTCCTCGCGGGGCTGGGCGTTCGGCTACGCGGCCGGTTCCCTGGTCCTGGTCGGGAACCTGATCCTCTTCACCGCCCACGACTCCTTCGGCGTCTCCGAGGGCATGGCCGTGCGCATCTGTCTGGCCTCGGCCGGCCTGTGGTGGGGCGCGTTCACCCTGATCCCGCTCAGCCGCCTGCGCGACCGCCGCAGCCCGGCGGGCGGGTCCGAGGGGCCGACGGAGGCGACCGCCCCCGGTCTGCGCCAGCTCGCCGCGACCGTCCGGGACATGCGCCGCCACCCGCTGACCCTGGCCTTCCTCCTCGCCTACCTCGTCTACAACGACGGCATCCAGACGGTGATCTCCCAGGCCTCGGTCTACGGCTCCGAGGAACTCGACCTGGAGCAGTCCACGCTCATCGTGGCGGTCCTGCTGGTGCAGATCCTCGCGGTGGGCGGGGCCCTCGGCATGGGCCGGCTCTCCCGCCGCTACGGCGCCAAGCGGACGATCCTCGGCTCCCTGGTCGCGTGGACGCTGATCCTCGGCGCCGGCTACTTCCTCCCGGCGGGCGCCCCCGTCTGGTTCTTCGTCCTCGCCTCGGGCATCGGCCTGGTCCTCGGCGGCAGCCAGGCCCTCTCCCGCTCGCTCTTCTCCCACCTCGTCCCGCCCGGGAAGGAGGCGGAATACTTCTCCGCGTACGAGATGAGCGACCGCGGCATGAGCTGGCTCGGCCCGCTGCTGTTCGGTGTGACGTACCAGCTGACCGGAAGTTATCGGGACGCCATCATCTCCCTGGTGGTCTTCTTCGTCCTGGGATTCGCCCTGCTCGCGAGGGTTCCGGTGCGCCGGGCGATCAGCGACGCGGGCAATCCCGTACCGGACAGGATTTAG